The genomic window GGCCAAGAGCAAAATTGATGACCTCCCCTTTTACTGTATTGGGTTCAAATCATCCGCTCCTGAGTATACCCTGCGAACGCGCATCTGGGCCTCACTTCGCTCGCAGACGCTGTACCGTACCATTTCCGGTTTCATGAACTACAGTCGAGCCATTAAGCTGCTTTACCGAGTAGAGAACCCCGAAGTTGTGCAAATGTTTGGTGGAAACTCGGACAAGTTGGAACGAGAATTGGAGCGAATGGCTCGGCGGAAGTTCAAAATTGTCGTTTCAATGCAACGTTACTCAAAAttcaagaaggaagagatgGAGAATGCCGAATTCCTGCTTCGGGCTTACCCTGATCTTCAAATCGCGTACCTGGACGAGGAACCCCCTTTGGCAGAAGGTGATGAGCCGAGACTTTACTCGGCTCTCATCGACGGCCATTCTGAGATTATGGAGAACGGCATGAGACGACCCAAGTTTAGAATTCAACTTTCAGGTAACCCTGTCTTGGGCGATGGAAAGTCTGACAACCAGAATCACTCCTTGATCTTTTATCGGGGTGAATATATCCAACTTATCGATGCTAACCAAGACAATTATCTGGAAGAGTGCCTTAAAATTCGCAGTGTTCTTGCCGAATTTGAGGAAATGAAAACGGATAACACATCACCGTATACACCCGGTGTCAAGAACGAGATCAGGACTCCAGTTGCCATTCTTGGCGCCAGAGAGTATATTTTTTCAGAAAATATTGGTATTCTTGGCGATGTAGCTGCTGGAAAGGAGCAAACATTTGGTACGCTTTTTGCGCGAACATTGGCGCAGATTGGAGGCAAGCTTCACTACGGCCATCCTGATTTTCTCAATGGCATCTTCATGACCACCCGCGGTGGTGTGTCCAAAGCACAAAAGGGTTTGCACTTGAACGAAGATATCTTTGCTGGAATGAACGCTATACTTCGTGGCGGACGGATCAAACACTGCGAGTACTATCAGTGTGGCAAGGGCCGTGATCTTGGTTTCGGTTCCATTCTGAATTTCACAACAAAGATTGGAACCGGTATGGGCGAACAGATGCTCTCGCGCGAGTACTACTATCTGGGAACACAACTGCCGTTGGACAGGTTTTTGTCCTTCTACTATGCCCATCCTGGGTTCCACGTCAACAACATGTTCATCATGCTCTCCGTACAGCTATTCATGTTGTGCCTCGTCAACTTTGGTGCCTTGAGGCATGAGACAATCCCCTGCGACTACAACCCCGACAAACCCCCTACAGACCCGTTGTACCCTACTGGTTGTGCCAACACAGACGCCGTGATGCAGTGGGTACAACGCAGTATCTTTTCCATCTTTTTTGTGTTCTTCCTATCCTTTGTTCCTTTAATTGTCCAGGAACTTACGGAACGTGGTGTTTGGCGTGCCTTGGTCCGCTTCTTGAAGCAGTTCTTTTCTCTGTCTCCATTTTTTGAAGTGTTTGTTTGCCAGATTTACGCGAACTCTGTGCAGCAGGACCTTTCGTTTGGTGGCGCTCGATATATTGGTACAGGGCGAGGGTTTGCTACTGCCCGCATCCCTTTCGGGGTACTCTATTCCCGTTTCGCTGGGCCCTCAATTTACTTCGGCGCCAGATTATTGATGATGTTGCTTTTTGCTACAGTGACTGCCTGGCAGGCAGCGTTGACATACTTCTGGATCACGCTCTTGGGCCTCACAATTTCTCCATTTTTGTACAATCCGCACCAATTCGCATGGAACGACTTTTTCATTGATTATCGCGACTTCCTCCGCTGGCTCTCCAGAGGCAACTCAAGGAGTCATGGGCAATCTTGGATTGCCTTTTGCCGCCTTTCGCGTACAAGGATCACGGGGTATAAGCGCAAGGCCCTTGGTGAAGCATCGGCAAAGCTATCTGCTGACGTCCCACGTGCTGCTATCGCCaacatcttcttcactgAAATCTTAACGCCTTTATTGCAAGTTGTCTGGACGTTGATACCATACTTATTTATCAATGCGCAGACTGGCGTTGAACAGTTCAATAATGAGGATATCAATAACGTGGATGACTATTTGAAACCTACTGCGAGTCTTATTCGAGTACTGGCTATTGCCTTAGCACCCATCGGTATTAATGCCGGTGTACTTGCAGCAATGTTTGGAATGGCTTGCTGTATGGGTCCCTTATTGAGCATGTGCTGCAAGAAATTCGGCAGCGTGCTTGCAGCTATTGCAcacgccatggcggccattgtTATGCTCATCATGTTCGAAGGCATGTTTTTCTTGGAAGGCTTGAACTTTGCCCGAACACTGGCTGGGATGATAGCTGTGATTTCAATCCAGCGATTCATTTTCAAGCTGATCGTAGCGATTGCTCTAACCCGAGAGATGAAGACTGACCAGTCTAATATTGCATTTTGGACGGGCAAATGGTACTCCATGGGCTGGCACTCGTTGTCGCAACCAGGCCGCGAGTTCCTTTGCAAAATCACAGAACTCAGCATGTTTGCAGCCGACTTTATCCTAGGGCATTGGCTGCTTTTTATGATGCTGCCGGTTATTCTAGTTCCACAGGTGGACAAGCTTCACTCTATGATGCTCTTCTGGTTGAAACCAAGGTATGTTTTTTTCTCATTCTTAGCGATAACTTCTGTTGTTTAAGATCAAAGACCTAATTATATTGTAGTCAGCAAATTCGACCACCCATTTATTCTATGAAACAGTCTAAATTGCGTCGTCGAAGAGTAACTCGATACGCTATTCTCTACTTCGTTTTATTGGTCGTATTCGTTGGACTCATTGTTGGGCCGGTCGTCCTGAAAAAGGCGAATGTGTTGACACCCGACAACTTTAAGAAGTGGTACATCAGTCTTCAGCCTGGTAAAATGCGTCTCATGCAACCCAACTTCCTGAACAATAAGAACACACATCAAAGCTCGGAGACTGGCACAGCCAACCCAACCTACTCATACCCGTCCAACTACGGCCCTTCATCAGAGTCCGGTTCGGCACAGACGACATCCTAGATGAGCTGACTCTCCCGATTGTGTACAATAAGAAGCTGATCTGATAATGACGCAAATCTGTGTCGAGATTTGTGGGCAGCGGAACACGCTAGTTGCGGCGACTCAAGGGCAGTGCGTTGTGATGTTAAtgtcttttttattttgccCTGTACGTGTTCGTGTTAATAGAATGCATGGGGGACAACTGTCAGTGTGAAGGTATTGACTCAGTTTGCGTTTTTCTTTCCAGTTTCACGGAGGCAGATCATTTACTGGTTGCTTTGTTTTAGCCGAGCTACAATTgtaaagctaaaaaaaatacgAAGATGAATGTTGCGATTTAGTTACCTAGACCTTGGGATAATGAGATCAAGTGATTGATCGATTGTCAAGACATTTTCGCGTCATCATGACTCTCAACATGTGATTCTGACCCAAAAGACACAGCTGGACCTATTCATGCGCATCCTGCTCTTCTTGTTATATCTTGTACTTGAACATTCTTGATGTGTGGGCGAATGCTTGACAGTTGGTCTGCGTCACCATAGCCTGCAAGGCGAATTATCTTCATTGTGATTAAATATGGCCTATGATTAGTGGCGACTGATTCGCTGCTCTCACGGCCTCCGCCGAGGTGCTGGTTAGCCTCTCATTAAAACCAAGCATGAAATTCCAACGACGCGACAGGGCAACAGGAACTTCTAGAACCCCGGATCCCAGAGAACCAGACTCTTTGTATGCACTTGGTGGTTGATGGTCTCGCAAGGCCCCCCTCCCCCTACAAGGCAACCTAGTTGTGCAGGCCGCCGTCCCTGACACTGAACGTCTCGTTCAAATCTGGAACCCACTTTAATGATTTCCCCTGGGGCTCATCTCCTTCCACTTGAGCGGAGAGATTGTACTAAAATCATTATTGTATGTGTGTACCCGACCTCGCGTCTTCACACCTTACAGGACGTCATAACGTGGCAACATTATCAAAAGCTAGCTTCATGGAAATCGAAGCATTGCACAACCAGCTCAGCCGTGTGCTGCAGCAGACGACTTCAGCATTCCAAAAAGTGCCCGGCTCCGCTGTCCTTGTTCGGTACATTCGGTCAAGCTACCAGAATGACCCCGTGCGGTCCGCCATTGAACTGGTACTGATTCTATTCTTCATTCGCTATCTGCTGTCGCCGTCGTATTCGACCCATAAGCAAAATTTTGTCAAGCTCAGAGAAGATGTAAGTTTttctggccgtcttctcggCATGCTTTTGCCCTTGATTGAATAGACCTCCAGGGTCGTAGTGACACCTGGGTTCGTCACTGACTTTGCAATCGCCTCCAGGAGATTGATGAATTGATTGATGATTGGGCCCCGGAGCCACTTGTTGCCGAGCAGACAGTACTCGAAGAGGCCGAGAGCGACAAGCTCCCTATAATCGTTGGGTATGTCGTGGACCGTTGTTTACTGGTCGTCCGAGTCAAACTTGCCCGTTAGAATGCGGTCACATTTAGCAGAGCCACCTCCTTAACGCTACAGACATTCATGAACCTTGAAGGAACTACGGGATGGTCTGCTGACACTACTTTTTTGTTATTCAGTCCGACAGGCCCAAAAGTCAAACTGTTAAACGGTCGAACGGTTACGAATCTAGCATCGTACAACTTTTACAACTTCAACGCAAATGAACAAATCAAGGAAAAGGCCATCCAGACCCTGCGAACTTACGGTGTCGGGCCTTGTGGCCCTCCGCAGTTCTATGGCACTCAGGATGTTCatgtcaaggccgaggctgaTATTGCAAACTACCTTGGTACTGAAGGCTGCATTGTTTATGCACAATCGTTCTCTACTGTGTCGAGTGTCATCCCCGCCTTTTGCAAACGTGGCGACGTTATAATTGCCGATGAAGCCGTGAATTATTCGATTCGAAAAGGACTACAGGCTTCCCGAAGTAACATAAAATGGTTCAAGCACGGTCAGATGGATGACTTAGAGCGGGTTATGAAAGCGGTCGCTCTCGAGCAGGCGAAGGGAAAGAGGCTTACGCGGCGATTTATTGTCACAGAAGGCCTTTTCGAGACGTGTGGAGATGTAACAGATCTTCCGAGTCTTGTGGAACTAAAAGAGAGATACAAATTTCGCATCATCCTTGATGAAACCTGGTCCTTTGGAGTCCTCGGGCGAACGGGCCGTGGCCTGACCGAATCCCAGAATGTCGACCCGCAACAGGTTGATATGATTGTTGGCTCTCTCTCTGGACCTTTGTGTGCTGGCGGCGGGTTCTGTGCTGGGGCCAAAGACGTTGTCGAACACCAGCGCATTACATCTTCCGCTTACACCTACTCGGCTGCCTTGCCAGCCATGCTAGCTATGACAGCGAGCGAGACGGTCAACCTTCTTCAATCTAATCCGGATATCCTCAGCCAATGTCGGGAGAATATCAAGGTCATGAAGTTGCAGTTAGACCCGCGCAGCGACTGGGTTGTCTGCACTAGTGCATTGGAAAATCCAATCATGTTACTCGTGCTGAAGCCAGAAGTTATCAAGGCCAAAAGGCTGAGTATTGAAGATCAAGAACGGATCTTCCTAGAATGTGCTGACGAGGTAAGACACGACCAGGCGATACTGTACAGAACAAGTTTTTGGGCAGAACAGTTAATGAACCCAAAACCAATTACTTCGCTCGTTCCATTCACTGACCCATTCGTCTAGTGCTTAACCAACGGAGTTCTTGTTGCCAGGCTAAAGACAAGGCCGTACGCGCATGCTATTAAAGCTCGAGACAGCTCGTGGGTTGCGCAACCTGCCTTGAAGATTTGCATCACGTCGGCACTTTCCAAGAAGGACATCGAAAAGTCGGGCGCAACGATACGACATGCCATCACCAAAATCATGACACGCAAGATAAGCGGCAAGACTGGCTAATGGCGCGACTTACACTCAACCAATTGTTTCGAAACTACTTTTTTGGTCGGCCTGCAAGCTAGCTTACAAAGACAACAGCCAAATTTGCCAGGGCATGTATGAGTGATTAGCATGATGATATGCATTTCGCCAACTTTCTTTCGTTGCACTGAAACGCGAAGGCGTTGGACCAGTAAACATAAGGGTTGGACTACGATGGTTAATGCTGGTCTAAAATTATGTCCCATGATGTAACTAATACTAATTGACAGAGAATATATAACTAATAGAGAAGTCTGATAACCTTGTATTTCTTATTTGCTAATGTACTGAGTTTGCTCTTATTTTCGTCATCAGGACATGTCTGCTCGTAAGTGCACTAACAGTGTGCAGCGGTGTCCGGATTCGGCGAATAGAAGAATGTTTAGTCGGCTGGAGACAGTACTTATGTATCCATGGAtatcttggcttggcttgatAAATGAATCATGCACGAGACCATTCTTTTAACAAGCTCTTGCTCTACTATTCGATATCGTCTTACACGAAGCATAGGAGCCAATCGTGGATCAGGAAGTGCAATTTGACTAAACAAACAGTATATGAAGATGAGTAAATACATTTAGAACTATGTACAGCTTCCTCAAGCTTGTATAATAAAATACGGGTATGTCGAGCCGCAGCGCCGCATAGTGGTGAAGACAGTCATACCACAGGCTAAATCCATGTCTGCAATACTGCATCTGATCAACAGCTTGGTCGACAATTGACACATGAGCGTTTTTCTATTAGCATATCCTGTCCAACAAGTCCAAAAGTATGCTGATAAGAAGCCCCTAAGCCACGAAGCTGTTGTCGGGGACAGGCATTATCAGTGATGTACAGTCCGTGAACGGCGTCGAGCGTAATGTCTAATTTCTTTAACTTAAGTATTGCGTGGAGCGCTTGCG from Metarhizium brunneum chromosome 2, complete sequence includes these protein-coding regions:
- the fksA gene encoding 1,3-beta-glucan synthase component FKS1; amino-acid sequence: MSGYPGGHNDHYDDGYGHHGGNAQGNADSYYQDDQYYDNGYDARGGHGGQNGDGYYDESGYYNADPNNPYHQDGGYYDGHDQYQDEYYNGQGGYYEQDYNQGYGGHGGRHGSEEDSETFSDFTMRSDMARAAEMDYYGRGDERHNSYGDGQRGYRPPSSQISYGANRSSGASTPNYGMDYGNVLPAGQRSREPYPAWTSDAQIPLSKEEIEDIFLDLTGKFGFQRDSMRNMYDHLMTLLDSRASRMTPNQALLSLHADYIGGDNANYRKWYFAAHLDLDDAVGFANSSTKGLRRKAKNKKKKKNAEENVNEADALQDLEGDDSLEAAEFRWKTRMNRMSQHDRVRQIALYLLCWGEANQVRFMPECLCFIFKCADDYLNSPACQALVEPVDEFTYLNNIITPLYQYVRDQGYEILNGVYVRRERDHKHIIGYDDCNQLFWYPEGIERVVLQDKSKLVDVPPAERYMKLKEINWKKCFFKTYKESRSWFHLLVNFNRIWIIHLTMFWFYTAHNAPSLLVGKDYQQQLNQQPAGSRHLAAVSIGGGIASLIQVLATLAEWAYVPRRWAGAQHLTKRLLFLLLIFVINVAPAIKVLFMPTKLKQSGDVDVDYIIGIVNFIIAVITFLFFSVMPLGGLFGSYLTKNSRQYVASQTFTASWPRLKGNDMAMSFGLWLTVFGAKFGESYVYLTLSFRDVIRYLSIFKPVCIGDSILQTYLCSNHTYILLGLMAFTDLIFFFLDTYLFYVLLNTIFSIARSFYIGSSIWTPWRNIFSRLPKRIYSKVLATTDMEIKYKPKVLISQVWNAIVISMYREHLLAIDHVQKLLYHQVPSEQEGKRTLRAPTFFVSQEDHSFKTEFFPSQSEAERRISFFAQSLSTPIPEPLPVDNMPTFTVMIPHYSEKILLSLREIIREDEPYSRVTLLEYLKQLHPHEWDCFVKDTKILADETAQMNGDPEKDEKDTAKSKIDDLPFYCIGFKSSAPEYTLRTRIWASLRSQTLYRTISGFMNYSRAIKLLYRVENPEVVQMFGGNSDKLERELERMARRKFKIVVSMQRYSKFKKEEMENAEFLLRAYPDLQIAYLDEEPPLAEGDEPRLYSALIDGHSEIMENGMRRPKFRIQLSGNPVLGDGKSDNQNHSLIFYRGEYIQLIDANQDNYLEECLKIRSVLAEFEEMKTDNTSPYTPGVKNEIRTPVAILGAREYIFSENIGILGDVAAGKEQTFGTLFARTLAQIGGKLHYGHPDFLNGIFMTTRGGVSKAQKGLHLNEDIFAGMNAILRGGRIKHCEYYQCGKGRDLGFGSILNFTTKIGTGMGEQMLSREYYYLGTQLPLDRFLSFYYAHPGFHVNNMFIMLSVQLFMLCLVNFGALRHETIPCDYNPDKPPTDPLYPTGCANTDAVMQWVQRSIFSIFFVFFLSFVPLIVQELTERGVWRALVRFLKQFFSLSPFFEVFVCQIYANSVQQDLSFGGARYIGTGRGFATARIPFGVLYSRFAGPSIYFGARLLMMLLFATVTAWQAALTYFWITLLGLTISPFLYNPHQFAWNDFFIDYRDFLRWLSRGNSRSHGQSWIAFCRLSRTRITGYKRKALGEASAKLSADVPRAAIANIFFTEILTPLLQVVWTLIPYLFINAQTGVEQFNNEDINNVDDYLKPTASLIRVLAIALAPIGINAGVLAAMFGMACCMGPLLSMCCKKFGSVLAAIAHAMAAIVMLIMFEGMFFLEGLNFARTLAGMIAVISIQRFIFKLIVAIALTREMKTDQSNIAFWTGKWYSMGWHSLSQPGREFLCKITELSMFAADFILGHWLLFMMLPVILVPQVDKLHSMMLFWLKPSQQIRPPIYSMKQSKLRRRRVTRYAILYFVLLVVFVGLIVGPVVLKKANVLTPDNFKKWYISLQPGKMRLMQPNFLNNKNTHQSSETGTANPTYSYPSNYGPSSESGSAQTTS
- the lcb1 gene encoding Serine palmitoyltransferase 1; amino-acid sequence: MEIEALHNQLSRVLQQTTSAFQKVPGSAVLVRYIRSSYQNDPVRSAIELVLILFFIRYLLSPSYSTHKQNFVKLREDEIDELIDDWAPEPLVAEQTVLEEAESDKLPIIVGPTGPKVKLLNGRTVTNLASYNFYNFNANEQIKEKAIQTLRTYGVGPCGPPQFYGTQDVHVKAEADIANYLGTEGCIVYAQSFSTVSSVIPAFCKRGDVIIADEAVNYSIRKGLQASRSNIKWFKHGQMDDLERVMKAVALEQAKGKRLTRRFIVTEGLFETCGDVTDLPSLVELKERYKFRIILDETWSFGVLGRTGRGLTESQNVDPQQVDMIVGSLSGPLCAGGGFCAGAKDVVEHQRITSSAYTYSAALPAMLAMTASETVNLLQSNPDILSQCRENIKVMKLQLDPRSDWVVCTSALENPIMLLVLKPEVIKAKRLSIEDQERIFLECADECLTNGVLVARLKTRPYAHAIKARDSSWVAQPALKICITSALSKKDIEKSGATIRHAITKIMTRKISGKTG